A genomic segment from Streptosporangium roseum DSM 43021 encodes:
- a CDS encoding serine/threonine-protein kinase, translating to MGAPDGERLGPYHLLSTLGAGGFGEVHLALDPEGHTVAVKILHPHVAADRTALARLAREVETMRRVQGPYVAEVLDASLEGARPYLVTRYVQGRPLSAVVAGDGPVGGDDLVRLARGLAEALAAVHAAGVVHRDLKPANVILTDGEPVVIDFGIACALDSASVTVSGAILGTPGYLAPEVLEGADSGAEADLFSLGATLAYASTGRHPYGTGPPSAVGYRVVHHAPDLEGVPGWLEPLLQECLRRDPAARPSAAELLDRLGAAGPAVHTAIPRARPSTAATGGRGAVRGQEATHLQDAAPHEAGGGVQELTTRQWRPGRRPAPGRLSAEEARERRRAVLHRRWIVGTGLLVSLMAAAAREPLPEVSLLLLTSYGLVTLVDGGIALFGRRDRSRVVVDLAGAAGAIALWAVLGTFFSTLTLALALGTVVFVLVAILMAS from the coding sequence ATGGGAGCGCCGGACGGTGAGCGCCTGGGCCCGTACCACCTGCTGTCGACGCTCGGTGCGGGAGGTTTCGGAGAGGTCCACCTCGCGCTGGACCCCGAGGGGCACACGGTGGCCGTCAAGATCCTGCACCCGCACGTCGCGGCCGACCGCACCGCCCTCGCCCGGCTGGCCCGCGAGGTGGAGACCATGCGGCGGGTCCAGGGGCCGTACGTCGCCGAAGTCCTGGACGCCTCGCTGGAGGGCGCCCGCCCCTACCTGGTCACCCGTTACGTGCAGGGCCGCCCGCTCAGCGCGGTGGTCGCCGGTGACGGGCCGGTCGGGGGCGACGACCTCGTACGGCTGGCGCGCGGCCTGGCCGAGGCCCTGGCCGCCGTCCACGCCGCCGGGGTCGTCCACCGCGACCTGAAGCCCGCCAACGTGATACTGACCGACGGCGAGCCGGTCGTGATCGACTTCGGTATCGCCTGCGCGCTCGACTCCGCCTCGGTCACCGTGTCCGGCGCGATCCTCGGCACCCCCGGCTACCTGGCGCCCGAGGTGCTGGAGGGCGCGGACTCGGGCGCGGAGGCCGACCTGTTCTCCCTCGGCGCCACCCTCGCCTACGCGTCCACCGGGCGGCATCCGTACGGCACGGGCCCGCCCTCGGCGGTCGGCTACCGCGTGGTCCACCACGCCCCCGACCTGGAGGGCGTGCCCGGCTGGCTGGAGCCGCTGCTCCAGGAGTGCCTGCGGCGGGATCCGGCCGCCCGCCCTTCCGCCGCCGAGCTCCTGGACCGGCTGGGCGCCGCCGGGCCGGCCGTACACACGGCGATCCCGAGGGCGCGCCCTTCCACCGCCGCGACCGGCGGGCGGGGAGCCGTCCGGGGCCAGGAAGCCACCCACCTGCAGGACGCCGCCCCGCACGAGGCGGGGGGCGGCGTGCAGGAGCTCACCACCAGGCAGTGGCGTCCGGGACGCCGTCCGGCGCCCGGCAGGCTCTCGGCCGAGGAGGCCCGCGAGCGCCGCCGGGCGGTCCTGCACCGCCGCTGGATCGTCGGCACCGGCCTGCTCGTGTCCCTGATGGCGGCGGCGGCCAGGGAGCCGCTCCCGGAGGTGTCGCTGCTCCTCCTCACCTCCTACGGCCTGGTGACGCTCGTCGACGGGGGGATCGCCCTGTTCGGCCGCCGGGACCGCTCGCGCGTGGTCGTCGATCTGGCCGGCGCCGCCGGCGCCATCGCGCTGTGGGCCGTCCTCGGCACGTTCTTCAGCACGCTCACCCTCGCGCTGGCCCTGGGCACCGTCGTCTTCGTCCTGGTCGCGATCCTGATGGCCAGCTGA
- a CDS encoding serine/threonine-protein kinase, with product MTGDTQAPERLGPYRLLRKIGEGGMGVVHLGLDEDGREVAVKVLHPHVAADLKARDRLTREVETMRRVRSQQVAEVLDAELTGRQPYIVTRFAPGRTLEETVLADGPLAPGEVVRLAQGMCAALVAIHAADVIHRDFKPSNVMIVNGEPLVIDFGIAHLVNATRLTQTGMFVGTPGYLAPEIIRDTEITQAADVHALASTVFFGATGKPPFGTGSFEIVCFNIMEGRANIDLAPVWLRGWLRQALAVDPAVRPTAQALHRMARALDPSVTVFEETPPTTAVIDGGTRVLDSDGTKVINTDGTRVLDGQTQPPSPTTQPSPNGTRALPQDGSYSDLLTPVEYAKPERRERRPRGEPTRPSGATPPPYVPATPPPYVPAPSPEQRPRSAPPPYADQRVAGYPAPPPTGQARPYAPPAVQPRPHTPPQDRPRYRTGHPLAAVLLLAIIVGLACVLPVMVSAFALVTVLCLRVGEYLFGDLAERRSVRGNSATDPLLAVLGTPWALIKAVLATLVTAPLAAMFGMCVWGALVYIGQMKTDPAAAYAAGAFVAGLFVLPGGGKPRKAVSRALTGVIRSPGAAMVTTIVLGTLAFFSVMAALGMAPSFAPWDQPTDVVEAVKREWQTQVENGKMGVLDLIGGLVKDLMKSLGLGFLTFGK from the coding sequence ATGACGGGGGACACGCAGGCGCCTGAGCGACTGGGACCGTACCGTCTGCTCAGAAAGATCGGCGAAGGTGGCATGGGGGTCGTCCACCTGGGGCTCGACGAGGACGGGCGGGAGGTGGCCGTCAAGGTCCTGCACCCGCACGTCGCCGCCGACCTCAAGGCCCGCGACCGGCTCACCCGCGAGGTGGAGACCATGCGGCGGGTGCGCAGCCAGCAGGTCGCGGAGGTCCTCGACGCCGAGCTGACCGGCAGGCAGCCCTACATCGTGACCCGCTTCGCCCCGGGCCGCACGCTGGAGGAGACCGTCCTCGCCGACGGGCCGCTCGCGCCCGGCGAGGTGGTCAGGCTCGCCCAGGGCATGTGCGCGGCGCTCGTGGCGATCCACGCCGCCGACGTCATCCACCGCGACTTCAAACCGTCCAACGTGATGATCGTCAACGGCGAGCCGCTGGTCATCGACTTCGGCATCGCGCACCTGGTCAACGCCACCCGGCTGACCCAGACCGGCATGTTCGTCGGCACGCCCGGCTACCTCGCCCCGGAGATCATCCGGGACACCGAGATCACCCAGGCGGCCGACGTCCACGCGCTGGCCTCGACGGTCTTCTTCGGGGCGACCGGCAAGCCGCCGTTCGGCACGGGCAGCTTCGAGATCGTCTGCTTCAACATCATGGAGGGCCGGGCCAACATCGACCTGGCCCCGGTCTGGCTGCGCGGCTGGCTCCGCCAGGCCCTGGCGGTGGACCCCGCGGTCCGGCCGACCGCGCAGGCGCTCCACCGGATGGCGCGTGCCCTCGACCCCTCGGTGACGGTCTTCGAGGAGACGCCCCCCACCACCGCCGTCATCGACGGCGGCACCAGGGTGCTCGACTCCGACGGCACGAAGGTGATCAACACCGACGGCACGCGGGTCCTGGACGGCCAGACCCAGCCTCCGTCCCCCACCACGCAGCCCTCGCCGAACGGCACCCGGGCGCTGCCGCAGGACGGAAGCTACTCCGACCTGCTGACGCCGGTGGAGTACGCCAAGCCGGAGCGGCGCGAGCGCAGGCCGCGCGGCGAGCCGACCCGTCCGTCGGGGGCGACCCCGCCCCCGTACGTCCCGGCGACCCCGCCGCCCTACGTGCCGGCTCCCTCCCCGGAGCAGCGGCCGAGGTCGGCCCCGCCGCCCTACGCCGACCAGCGGGTCGCCGGCTACCCGGCGCCGCCGCCGACCGGCCAGGCACGGCCGTACGCCCCGCCGGCCGTCCAGCCCCGGCCGCACACCCCGCCGCAGGACCGTCCGCGCTACCGCACCGGTCACCCGCTGGCCGCGGTGCTGCTGCTGGCGATCATCGTCGGGCTGGCCTGCGTGCTGCCGGTCATGGTGAGCGCGTTCGCTCTGGTCACGGTGCTCTGCCTGCGGGTCGGGGAGTATCTCTTCGGAGACCTCGCCGAGCGCCGCTCGGTCCGGGGCAACAGCGCCACCGACCCGCTGCTCGCCGTGCTCGGCACCCCGTGGGCGTTGATCAAGGCGGTGCTCGCGACGCTGGTCACGGCCCCGCTGGCCGCCATGTTCGGCATGTGCGTGTGGGGTGCGCTGGTCTACATCGGGCAGATGAAGACCGATCCGGCCGCCGCCTACGCGGCGGGCGCGTTCGTGGCCGGGCTGTTCGTGCTGCCCGGTGGGGGCAAGCCGCGCAAGGCCGTCTCCCGCGCGCTGACCGGCGTGATCCGCAGCCCCGGGGCGGCCATGGTGACCACCATCGTCCTGGGCACGCTGGCGTTCTTCTCGGTGATGGCGGCGCTGGGGATGGCCCCGTCGTTCGCGCCGTGGGACCAGCCCACCGATGTGGTGGAGGCGGTGAAGAGGGAGTGGCAGACCCAGGTGGAGAACGGCAAGATGGGCGTGCTCGACCTCATCGGCGGTCTGGTCAAGGATCTGATGAAGAGTCTGGGGCTGGGCTTCCTCACCTTCGGAAAGTGA
- a CDS encoding serine/threonine-protein kinase: MNQDDRLGPYRLLRRLGEGGMGVVHLAVDPQGRQVAVKVLRAEVAGDDVARRRLSREVETMRRVRSEHIAEVLDADVTGHRPYIVTRYVPGQPLDELIKQDGPMELPALLKVAHGVAAALAAVHSVGVIHRDLKPGNVLILDGQPVLIDFGIAQAVDATRLTQTGMFIGTPGYLAPEIIEGHEAGPEVDVHAWAGTLVFAATGQPPFGKGTLEMIFYNITAGKADVDAVPAPLQPVLRAALQRDPAKRPRATELAAQVERLLSRAGRPRVPDEITTVSHFDDSGRSGHGGPGGQGFSGVPAGPVGQGFPAGPGGVGAPSRPGVQGFPTGPGVPGRAGDPGDVPTPIASRPGVSQQSTPWPPAPAAQPREYVSLLGEQPPDPSPTRRVTAEELRQAAAAQQASYDLPTGMLSPEDIPTRNRFPAGDPPGADQARPEAGRLEATAPVADGDIPTQRVRPQDLAEYIRGHTPQPGRPAQPGQVPQPYPPQQAAFEQTPHVRQPAPPPYSYPPRPQAQAPVTPHPGQRPGHMLQRSKAYGVASGMIMIIVAVAAVFAPIVVAAVAIPAVILLRAADIAQPRLNTRRAAGEAAADVFRVLGQPAALLKSVSITVALVPYALILGLPVTLLLTVVAVKMPPANALSWGTAVALWTVCAGPGVEGPGRQMRRTLASMLPSRSAAMIVASVLGALAALMILIAIGSVGNGARQARWAPVDVGTVVTELTDLRKAAR, from the coding sequence ATGAATCAGGACGACCGACTGGGCCCCTACCGACTGCTCCGGCGGCTCGGTGAGGGCGGCATGGGCGTGGTCCACCTCGCCGTCGACCCTCAGGGGCGGCAGGTGGCGGTGAAGGTCCTGCGAGCGGAGGTGGCGGGCGACGACGTCGCGCGTCGCCGGCTCTCGCGGGAGGTGGAGACCATGCGGCGGGTGCGCAGCGAGCACATCGCCGAGGTCCTCGACGCCGACGTGACCGGCCACCGGCCCTACATCGTGACCCGATACGTCCCCGGCCAGCCGCTGGACGAGCTCATCAAGCAGGACGGCCCGATGGAGCTGCCCGCGCTGCTCAAGGTCGCGCACGGGGTGGCCGCGGCGCTGGCCGCCGTGCACTCCGTCGGGGTGATCCACCGCGACCTCAAGCCGGGCAACGTCCTCATCCTGGACGGCCAGCCCGTCCTCATCGACTTCGGCATCGCGCAGGCCGTGGACGCCACCAGGCTCACCCAGACCGGCATGTTCATCGGCACGCCCGGCTACCTCGCCCCCGAGATCATCGAGGGTCACGAGGCGGGTCCCGAGGTGGACGTGCACGCCTGGGCGGGCACGCTGGTCTTCGCGGCCACCGGCCAGCCGCCCTTCGGCAAGGGCACGCTGGAGATGATCTTCTACAACATCACCGCGGGCAAGGCGGACGTGGACGCCGTCCCGGCGCCGCTCCAGCCGGTGCTGCGGGCCGCGCTCCAGCGCGACCCGGCCAAGCGGCCCAGGGCCACCGAGCTCGCCGCGCAGGTGGAGCGCCTGCTGTCCAGGGCGGGCCGGCCCCGGGTGCCCGACGAGATCACCACGGTCTCGCACTTCGACGACTCCGGCCGGAGCGGTCACGGGGGGCCGGGGGGCCAGGGCTTCTCCGGCGTCCCGGCAGGCCCGGTCGGTCAGGGGTTCCCCGCCGGGCCCGGCGGTGTCGGCGCGCCCTCCAGGCCGGGCGTCCAGGGCTTTCCCACCGGTCCCGGCGTGCCGGGCCGCGCGGGTGACCCCGGCGACGTGCCGACCCCGATCGCCTCCCGTCCGGGTGTCTCCCAGCAGTCCACGCCGTGGCCCCCGGCCCCGGCGGCGCAGCCGCGCGAATACGTCTCGCTGCTGGGCGAGCAGCCGCCCGACCCGTCGCCCACCCGCCGGGTGACGGCCGAGGAGCTGCGTCAGGCGGCGGCGGCCCAGCAGGCCTCCTACGACCTGCCCACCGGCATGCTCAGCCCCGAGGACATCCCCACCAGGAACCGTTTCCCCGCCGGCGACCCGCCCGGGGCCGACCAGGCCAGGCCCGAGGCCGGCCGGCTGGAGGCCACGGCACCCGTGGCCGACGGGGACATCCCGACCCAGCGGGTCCGCCCCCAGGACCTGGCGGAATACATCCGCGGCCACACCCCGCAGCCGGGTCGCCCCGCGCAGCCGGGCCAGGTGCCGCAGCCGTACCCGCCGCAGCAGGCCGCGTTCGAGCAGACGCCGCACGTCCGGCAGCCCGCGCCGCCGCCCTACTCCTACCCGCCGCGGCCCCAGGCCCAGGCGCCAGTGACGCCGCATCCCGGACAGCGTCCGGGCCACATGTTGCAGCGTTCCAAGGCGTACGGCGTGGCGAGCGGGATGATCATGATCATCGTGGCGGTCGCGGCGGTCTTCGCGCCGATCGTCGTCGCCGCCGTGGCGATCCCGGCCGTGATCCTGCTCCGGGCCGCCGACATCGCCCAGCCCAGGCTCAACACCCGCCGTGCGGCGGGTGAGGCCGCCGCCGACGTCTTCCGGGTGCTCGGCCAGCCGGCCGCGCTCCTGAAGTCGGTGAGCATCACCGTCGCGCTGGTGCCGTACGCGCTGATCCTCGGCCTGCCGGTGACGCTGCTGCTCACCGTGGTCGCGGTGAAGATGCCCCCGGCCAACGCGCTGAGCTGGGGCACGGCGGTCGCGCTGTGGACGGTCTGCGCGGGACCCGGGGTGGAGGGCCCCGGCCGCCAGATGCGACGTACCCTGGCATCAATGCTGCCTTCGCGCAGCGCGGCCATGATCGTGGCCTCGGTGCTGGGTGCGTTGGCCGCCCTCATGATTCTTATCGCGATCGGCAGCGTGGGGAACGGGGCACGGCAGGCGCGGTGGGCGCCGGTCGATGTCGGGACGGTGGTGACGGAACTGACGGATCTACGAAAGGCGGCGCGATGA
- a CDS encoding YbaK/EbsC family protein: MAIGTLDWVRAAERLDLLAEPVARAVAGLDGVEVAEIDPTLADTAAFCERYGVSLAESANCVIVAAKRGGEVRYAACMVLATTRVDVNGVVRRHLDARKISFASQDDAVGLTGMEYGGITPLGLPEGWPVLVDEAVAAHPGVVIGSGVRHSKLALPGAVLADLKIAEVLRMAN; this comes from the coding sequence ATGGCGATCGGGACATTGGACTGGGTGCGGGCCGCCGAGCGGCTGGACCTGCTCGCGGAGCCGGTGGCGCGGGCGGTCGCGGGGCTCGACGGCGTCGAGGTGGCGGAGATCGATCCGACGCTGGCGGACACGGCGGCGTTCTGCGAGCGGTACGGCGTGAGCCTGGCGGAGTCGGCGAACTGCGTGATCGTGGCGGCCAAGCGGGGCGGGGAGGTCCGCTACGCGGCGTGCATGGTGCTCGCCACGACGAGGGTCGACGTCAACGGGGTGGTCCGGCGGCATCTGGACGCGCGGAAGATCTCGTTCGCGTCGCAGGACGACGCGGTCGGCCTGACCGGGATGGAGTACGGCGGGATCACCCCGCTGGGGCTGCCCGAGGGATGGCCGGTGCTGGTGGACGAGGCCGTGGCGGCCCATCCGGGCGTCGTGATCGGCAGTGGCGTCCGGCACTCCAAGCTGGCACTGCCGGGCGCGGTGCTCGCGGACCTGAAAATCGCGGAGGTGCTCCGCATGGCGAACTGA
- a CDS encoding flavin monoamine oxidase family protein — MSDSKVMTRRALLVGVGAAGGAGAMFAAMGALGLAPDAQEKDFVPPQPSDFSLRGRAAAKVVILGAGVAGLTCAYELGKAGYDCTVLEAADRVGGRNLTLRRGDRLPETGGETQTAEFEEGTYFNAGPGRIAQWMVALDYCRELGVPIETFVNNNASAYVYTGGMKAPARARTARADLYGYVAELLAKATHAGALNRRLTKDDRERLSEFLRRFGDIGPDLTYRGSTRRGFETYPGVTGGVPAGTPPSLSDVLSAGTGRALTMDFGYEQAMPMFQPVGGMDAIVTALAGAVGRDRIRTGARVTGVKNLPDGVEVAYQGGTLRADYCIATLPPHLLARLPHNLGAPITAALRTPVPVAAGKIGLEYGRRWWEIDDRIYGGITETDLDITHIWYPSHGYHSRSGLVVGYYNTEENAELYGGLPHRDRRGRALTQGKKIHGEKYRAELRSSVSIAWQRQPHIEGGWVYWPSHQGAFTLLQRPAGRVYFAGDWLTHLIAWQAGAMESARKAVTELHGRVLQTTS, encoded by the coding sequence ATGAGTGACTCCAAAGTGATGACGCGCAGGGCGCTGCTGGTCGGCGTGGGCGCGGCCGGCGGCGCCGGAGCCATGTTCGCGGCCATGGGGGCGCTGGGCCTGGCCCCCGACGCCCAGGAGAAGGACTTCGTCCCCCCGCAGCCCTCCGACTTCTCCCTGCGCGGCAGGGCCGCGGCGAAGGTGGTGATCCTCGGCGCCGGGGTCGCCGGGCTGACCTGCGCCTACGAGCTGGGCAAGGCCGGATACGACTGCACGGTCCTGGAGGCCGCCGACCGGGTCGGGGGCAGGAACCTCACGCTGCGCCGCGGGGACCGGCTGCCCGAGACGGGCGGGGAGACCCAGACGGCGGAGTTCGAGGAGGGGACCTACTTCAACGCCGGGCCGGGCCGGATCGCGCAGTGGATGGTCGCCCTGGACTACTGCCGCGAGCTGGGCGTGCCCATCGAGACGTTCGTCAACAACAACGCGTCGGCCTACGTCTACACGGGGGGCATGAAGGCCCCGGCGCGGGCGCGCACGGCACGGGCGGACCTCTACGGCTACGTCGCCGAGCTGCTGGCCAAGGCCACCCACGCCGGCGCGCTGAACCGCCGGCTGACCAAGGACGACCGTGAGCGGCTGTCGGAGTTCCTGCGGCGCTTCGGCGACATCGGCCCCGACCTGACCTACCGGGGTTCCACCCGCCGCGGCTTCGAGACCTACCCCGGCGTCACCGGCGGCGTCCCCGCCGGCACGCCGCCCTCCCTGAGCGACGTGCTCTCGGCCGGCACGGGCCGGGCGCTCACGATGGACTTCGGCTACGAGCAGGCCATGCCGATGTTCCAGCCGGTGGGGGGCATGGACGCGATCGTGACCGCGCTCGCCGGGGCGGTCGGCCGCGACCGGATCAGGACGGGTGCCCGGGTCACCGGCGTGAAGAACCTGCCCGACGGCGTCGAGGTCGCCTACCAGGGCGGCACGCTCCGCGCCGACTACTGCATCGCCACCCTGCCGCCCCACCTGCTCGCCCGCCTCCCGCACAACCTGGGCGCCCCGATCACCGCCGCGCTCCGCACCCCCGTCCCGGTCGCCGCAGGCAAGATCGGCCTGGAGTACGGCAGGCGCTGGTGGGAGATCGACGACCGCATCTACGGCGGGATCACCGAGACCGACCTGGACATCACCCACATCTGGTACCCCTCCCACGGCTACCACTCCAGGAGCGGCCTGGTCGTCGGTTACTACAACACCGAGGAGAACGCCGAGCTGTACGGCGGGCTGCCCCACCGGGACCGCCGGGGCCGCGCCCTCACCCAGGGCAAGAAGATCCACGGTGAGAAATACCGCGCCGAGCTCCGTTCCAGCGTCTCGATCGCCTGGCAGCGCCAGCCGCACATCGAGGGCGGCTGGGTCTACTGGCCCTCCCACCAGGGCGCCTTCACCCTCCTGCAGCGCCCGGCGGGCCGGGTCTACTTCGCGGGCGACTGGCTCACCCATCTGATCGCCTGGCAGGCCGGGGCCATGGAGTCGGCCAGGAAGGCCGTCACCGAGCTGCACGGGCGGGTTCTGCAGACGACGTCCTGA
- a CDS encoding M55 family metallopeptidase — MKVYVSVDMEGVTGLTDPEEMHAGGRGYERGCELMTGDANAVIQGAFDAGAEAVRVNDAHGSVKNLRIDLLDERATLIRGPGKPLRMGQGLDPSYRAACFAGYHARAGVQHGVLNHTWMGKEIQNVYLNGEVCGETRLVASFAGSLGVPVALVTGDEAVCEEARELLGDVETVAVKKGVDRFSAELLPPAVAQARIREAAARALNRVADFRPCAPEPPFTLGVEWNSTAIAAGCALIPGVRSAGPRHTEFVTDDFSQIMALMGIFSMVGGQIACGSGVYG, encoded by the coding sequence GTGAAGGTATATGTCTCGGTGGACATGGAAGGCGTCACGGGGCTGACCGACCCCGAGGAGATGCACGCCGGAGGCCGGGGTTACGAGCGCGGCTGCGAGCTGATGACCGGCGACGCCAACGCGGTCATCCAGGGCGCCTTCGACGCCGGGGCCGAGGCCGTGCGCGTCAACGACGCGCACGGGTCGGTCAAGAACCTCAGGATCGATCTGCTCGACGAGCGGGCCACGCTGATCCGGGGGCCGGGCAAGCCGCTGCGGATGGGACAGGGACTCGACCCGAGCTACCGGGCGGCCTGCTTCGCCGGCTACCACGCGCGGGCCGGGGTCCAGCACGGGGTGCTCAACCACACCTGGATGGGCAAGGAGATCCAGAACGTCTACCTCAACGGCGAGGTCTGCGGCGAGACCCGCCTGGTGGCGTCGTTCGCCGGGTCGCTCGGCGTGCCGGTGGCCCTGGTGACCGGCGACGAGGCCGTCTGCGAGGAGGCCCGCGAGCTGCTCGGCGACGTCGAGACGGTCGCGGTCAAGAAGGGGGTCGACAGGTTCTCCGCCGAGCTCCTGCCGCCCGCCGTCGCCCAGGCCCGCATCCGGGAGGCCGCCGCCCGCGCGCTCAACCGGGTCGCGGACTTCCGCCCGTGCGCCCCCGAGCCCCCGTTCACCCTCGGCGTCGAGTGGAACTCCACCGCGATCGCCGCCGGATGCGCGCTCATCCCCGGGGTCAGGTCGGCGGGTCCCCGCCACACCGAGTTCGTCACCGACGACTTCTCCCAGATCATGGCGCTGATGGGCATCTTCTCCATGGTCGGCGGCCAGATCGCCTGCGGCAGCGGCGTGTACGGCTGA
- a CDS encoding DUF6395 domain-containing protein, with protein sequence MRVTWAADGGVRRLTFRLDPEDEITGFCADGQPLRLATNSCRVELPREPYDIHPDLLALAAWTVVAPWTRRAIVFDRPVSPEFAAAIQSGWGIEAGPVGGAPRSGGRLAISYSGGADSAAVAAMLPDAPFVHFQRVSHPRVPNRWTHYRADVLASLAAQTGRELTVVRSDLEFTLAEPRPGYPEHHAVAAGALLLADELDLGGLAFGYELGSRWLGGDRYLLRYTPDNLMWSPHGAWGRAFAAAGLHIVLPVGGVSEAVTMRLALESDLREQVRWCLRGVNGPCGTCGKCLYKELIQAAVERRPLRTTVAPGRPVARKWQEPPPYGGQEMIEYGCARVPGIEDTLFGRAAGFLGATEESTAWLDRCYPPAIEEIPEPWRGQVRDFVAGEVGFMSDDEARRVETWGMS encoded by the coding sequence GTGAGGGTCACCTGGGCGGCGGACGGCGGCGTCCGGCGTCTCACCTTCCGGCTGGACCCCGAGGACGAGATCACCGGGTTCTGCGCCGACGGCCAGCCCCTGAGACTGGCCACGAACTCCTGCAGGGTCGAGCTGCCGCGCGAGCCGTACGACATCCACCCCGACCTGCTGGCCCTCGCCGCGTGGACCGTCGTCGCGCCGTGGACGCGGCGCGCGATCGTCTTCGACCGGCCGGTCTCGCCGGAGTTCGCCGCGGCGATCCAGTCGGGCTGGGGGATCGAGGCGGGACCCGTCGGCGGGGCGCCGCGGTCCGGCGGCAGGCTGGCGATCTCCTACAGCGGCGGAGCCGACTCCGCGGCGGTGGCCGCGATGCTGCCCGACGCGCCGTTCGTCCACTTCCAGCGGGTCTCCCACCCGCGCGTGCCCAACCGCTGGACCCACTACCGCGCCGACGTGCTGGCCTCGCTGGCCGCGCAGACCGGCCGCGAGCTCACCGTCGTCCGCTCCGACCTGGAGTTCACGCTCGCCGAGCCCCGGCCCGGCTACCCCGAGCACCACGCGGTGGCGGCCGGGGCGCTGCTGCTGGCCGACGAGCTCGACCTGGGCGGCCTCGCCTTCGGCTACGAGCTGGGCTCGCGCTGGCTGGGCGGGGACCGCTACCTGCTCCGCTACACCCCCGACAACCTGATGTGGTCCCCGCACGGCGCCTGGGGCCGGGCCTTCGCCGCGGCGGGACTGCACATCGTGCTCCCGGTCGGCGGGGTGAGCGAGGCCGTCACCATGCGCCTGGCCCTGGAGTCGGACCTGCGCGAGCAGGTCCGCTGGTGCCTGCGCGGGGTGAACGGCCCCTGCGGCACCTGCGGCAAGTGCCTCTACAAGGAGCTCATCCAGGCCGCCGTCGAACGCCGCCCGCTGCGCACCACGGTCGCTCCGGGCCGGCCGGTCGCGCGCAAGTGGCAGGAGCCCCCGCCGTACGGCGGGCAGGAGATGATCGAGTACGGCTGCGCGCGGGTGCCCGGCATCGAGGACACGCTTTTCGGCAGGGCCGCGGGCTTCCTGGGCGCGACCGAGGAGTCGACGGCCTGGCTGGACCGCTGCTACCCGCCCGCGATCGAGGAGATCCCCGAGCCGTGGCGCGGGCAGGTCCGCGACTTCGTCGCGGGAGAGGTCGGGTTCATGAGCGACGACGAGGCACGCCGCGTCGAGACGTGGGGGATGTCGTGA
- a CDS encoding enoyl-CoA hydratase/isomerase family protein has protein sequence MGEFVRVETAEGIATIRLDRPKMNALNRQVQEEIAACARQVDADPGVHAVVLYGGERVFAAGADIKEMADMSYADMAAHSAVLQDCFTAVAEIGKPVIAAVTGYALGGGCELALCADIRIAGESARLGQPEILLGIIPGAGGTQRLPRLVGPARAKDLIFTGRHVPAAEALQIGLVDRVVPDADVYTEALAYAATFAGGPALALRAAKQAVDRGLEVDLNSGLEMERLQFSALFATEDAKIGMRAFAEKSQAKFTGR, from the coding sequence ATGGGTGAGTTCGTACGGGTGGAGACGGCCGAGGGGATCGCGACGATCAGGCTGGACCGGCCGAAGATGAACGCGCTCAACCGGCAGGTGCAGGAGGAGATCGCGGCCTGCGCCCGGCAGGTGGACGCCGACCCCGGCGTCCACGCCGTGGTCCTCTACGGCGGGGAGCGGGTCTTCGCCGCCGGCGCCGACATCAAGGAGATGGCCGACATGTCCTACGCGGACATGGCGGCGCACTCCGCGGTGCTGCAGGACTGCTTCACCGCCGTCGCGGAGATCGGCAAGCCGGTCATCGCCGCCGTGACCGGCTACGCCCTGGGCGGCGGCTGCGAGCTCGCCCTGTGCGCCGACATCCGCATCGCGGGTGAGTCGGCCAGGCTCGGCCAGCCGGAGATCCTGCTCGGCATCATCCCCGGGGCGGGCGGCACCCAGCGCCTGCCCCGGCTGGTCGGCCCCGCCAGGGCCAAGGACCTCATCTTCACCGGCCGTCACGTGCCGGCCGCCGAGGCGCTGCAGATCGGGCTGGTCGACCGGGTCGTCCCCGACGCCGACGTCTACACCGAGGCGCTCGCCTACGCCGCCACGTTCGCCGGCGGCCCGGCCCTGGCGCTGCGCGCCGCCAAGCAGGCCGTCGACCGCGGCCTGGAGGTGGACCTGAACAGCGGCCTGGAGATGGAGCGCCTGCAGTTCTCGGCGCTGTTCGCCACCGAGGACGCCAAGATCGGCATGCGCGCCTTCGCGGAGAAGTCCCAGGCGAAGTTCACCGGCCGCTGA